From the Leptolyngbya sp. O-77 genome, one window contains:
- a CDS encoding DUF4126 domain-containing protein: MVEVLAILSISAATGMRIALPLLLIGLLQRESLWSSVPLLSQVPPPLVLGVLVSWSLVELLFSKDRLAQRLLQIVEMVCSPVVGAIAGITVARLMQTSQELVPVAALVSGLLALVFQLVQVGWFYRLRGLPLWAIFLQDFLCVLLVLFAFDAPRQGGLIALLLLWLAIRSTAEWQQWYQAQASAGDRRFPRRGKQDPD, translated from the coding sequence ATGGTTGAAGTTTTGGCCATTCTTTCGATTTCAGCCGCTACGGGGATGCGGATTGCCCTGCCGCTGCTGCTGATCGGGCTGTTGCAGCGCGAGTCGCTCTGGTCGTCGGTGCCGCTGCTGTCGCAGGTGCCGCCGCCGCTGGTGTTGGGGGTGCTGGTGAGCTGGTCGCTGGTGGAGCTGCTGTTTTCTAAAGACCGACTCGCTCAGCGGTTGCTGCAAATTGTGGAGATGGTGTGCAGCCCGGTGGTGGGGGCGATCGCCGGAATAACAGTCGCCCGCCTCATGCAAACGAGCCAAGAGCTAGTACCCGTGGCGGCGCTGGTGAGCGGGCTGCTGGCGCTGGTGTTTCAGTTGGTGCAGGTGGGCTGGTTTTATCGGCTGCGGGGGCTGCCGCTCTGGGCCATTTTTCTGCAAGATTTTCTCTGTGTGCTGCTGGTGCTATTTGCCTTTGATGCGCCGCGCCAAGGGGGGCTGATTGCGCTGCTGTTGCTATGGCTGGCGATTCGCAGCACGGCAGAGTGGCAACAGTGGTATCAAGCCCAGGCTAGCGCGGGCGATCGCCGTTTTCCCCGGCGCGGCAAGCAAGATCCTGATTAG
- a CDS encoding Cof-type HAD-IIB family hydrolase yields MGNLAAGTAQGAFVENSAAQSGEIRLLVVDLDGTVVGASNQISARVKQAVQAVQAQGIPVAIATGRMYQSACRFHADLGSTLPLMSYQGALIKDPADDTLHRHWHLPRVYAQQLLEFYEQPSVRKEVSVHFYINDQLYVREITAETEAYAERSSIEPIAVGDLRTLLDADLTKILAQSSNVELIDDLLEKLRQRYAPTELYLTKSVDIFLEATHPKVNKGNAVRYLAETILGLRANQVMAIGDNFNDFEMLQYAGIGVAMGNAPEGVQAIANWVAPSVEEDGAAIAIEKFILG; encoded by the coding sequence ATGGGAAATTTAGCGGCAGGGACAGCGCAAGGGGCATTTGTGGAAAACTCGGCAGCCCAATCGGGAGAGATTCGCCTGCTAGTAGTGGATCTGGACGGGACAGTTGTGGGCGCGTCGAACCAGATTTCGGCGCGAGTGAAACAGGCGGTGCAAGCGGTGCAGGCGCAGGGCATTCCTGTGGCGATCGCCACGGGGCGGATGTATCAATCAGCCTGCCGTTTTCATGCAGATCTTGGCTCTACCCTGCCGCTGATGAGCTATCAGGGCGCATTAATCAAAGATCCTGCCGACGACACGCTGCATCGCCACTGGCACTTGCCCAGGGTCTACGCGCAGCAATTGTTAGAGTTTTACGAGCAGCCCTCGGTGCGAAAAGAAGTCTCGGTGCATTTTTATATTAATGACCAGCTCTACGTCCGCGAGATCACCGCCGAAACCGAAGCCTATGCAGAACGCTCCAGCATTGAGCCGATTGCTGTTGGCGACCTGCGAACCCTGCTCGATGCCGACCTGACCAAGATCCTCGCCCAAAGCAGCAACGTAGAACTGATTGACGACCTGCTGGAAAAGCTGCGGCAGCGCTACGCCCCGACCGAGCTATACCTGACCAAATCTGTGGATATTTTCCTGGAAGCGACCCACCCAAAGGTGAATAAGGGCAACGCGGTTCGCTATCTAGCGGAGACCATTCTGGGACTCCGTGCCAACCAGGTAATGGCGATCGGCGATAACTTCAATGACTTTGAGATGCTGCAATATGCAGGCATTGGCGTGGCAATGGGCAACGCGCCGGAGGGCGTGCAGGCGATCGCCAACTGGGTCGCCCCTTCCGTAGAAGAAGACGGAGCGGCGATCGCCATCGAAAAGTTCATTCTGGGCTGA
- the queA gene encoding tRNA preQ1(34) S-adenosylmethionine ribosyltransferase-isomerase QueA translates to MSLNPSPQHPASAPFPPDSPPGSEAPTSLDLRLTSYDYHLPAERIAQNPVVPRDRSRLLVVDSPNSHQHCIFRDLPDLLRPGDLLVLNNTRVLPARLFGRKLGGAKVEVLLLEEQAENRWLALVRPGRRLKVGAMIEFFQPDQPEGAEPLLTATVLAVDTATSGRILEFQVAENKPFLSVLHLLGQVPLPPYIENSHVDPEQYQTVYGDRPGSAAAPTAGLHFTPELLDRLEQQGIRRSFITLHVGVGTFRPVEAETITDHKMHGEWLEISPETVAAIATTKASGGRVIAVGTTATRALEGASQSGSLQPYCGKTELFIYPGYQWRVVDGLITNFHLPKSSLMMLVSALTGRERLLALYQEAIVQEYRFYSFGDAMLILPEARSEASALD, encoded by the coding sequence ATGTCTTTGAACCCGTCGCCGCAGCACCCCGCATCAGCCCCGTTCCCTCCAGACTCTCCGCCAGGCTCAGAAGCGCCAACTTCCCTCGACCTGCGGCTGACATCTTATGACTATCATTTGCCTGCCGAGCGGATTGCCCAAAATCCGGTGGTGCCGCGCGATCGCTCGCGGCTGCTGGTGGTGGATTCGCCAAACTCCCATCAGCACTGCATTTTTCGGGATTTGCCAGATCTGCTGCGACCGGGCGATTTGTTAGTGCTAAACAACACTCGCGTCTTACCGGCGCGGCTGTTTGGGCGCAAGTTGGGTGGCGCAAAGGTAGAGGTGCTGCTGCTGGAGGAACAGGCAGAAAACCGCTGGCTGGCGCTGGTGCGACCTGGGCGACGGCTCAAGGTGGGCGCAATGATTGAATTTTTTCAGCCGGATCAGCCGGAAGGCGCGGAACCGCTGCTGACGGCGACCGTGCTGGCGGTGGATACAGCCACTTCTGGCAGGATTCTGGAATTTCAGGTTGCAGAAAACAAGCCCTTCTTGTCAGTGCTACACCTGCTGGGTCAGGTGCCCCTGCCCCCCTATATCGAGAATTCCCACGTCGATCCAGAGCAGTATCAGACGGTCTATGGCGATCGCCCCGGTTCTGCCGCCGCCCCCACTGCCGGACTACACTTCACGCCCGAACTGCTCGATCGCCTGGAGCAGCAGGGCATCCGGCGCAGCTTTATCACGCTGCATGTGGGCGTGGGAACCTTTCGCCCGGTGGAAGCGGAAACCATCACCGACCACAAGATGCACGGCGAGTGGCTAGAGATTTCGCCAGAAACCGTAGCGGCGATCGCCACCACAAAAGCCAGCGGCGGCCGGGTAATTGCCGTGGGCACCACCGCCACCCGCGCCCTCGAAGGCGCATCCCAGAGCGGGTCACTCCAGCCCTACTGCGGCAAAACAGAGCTATTTATTTATCCCGGCTACCAATGGCGCGTGGTGGACGGGCTGATTACCAACTTCCACCTGCCCAAATCTAGCCTGATGATGCTCGTCAGCGCCCTCACGGGACGAGAGCGACTGCTGGCGCTTTATCAGGAGGCGATCGTCCAAGAATATCGCTTTTATTCCTTCGGCGATGCCATGCTCATCTTGCCGGAGGCAAGGAGCGAAGCATCTGCACTGGACTAG
- a CDS encoding Uma2 family endonuclease, with translation MTSLLPAATPTEIFYPSSDGEPVAETYVHLYAMLVTLEVLRQYLEGQQATVLANQFMYYAQGYPKLRVAPDVMVIFDVAPGGRDNYKIWEEGQVPSVIFEMTSKGTQAEDQVFKRTLYEQLGVREYWLFDPRGEWIDGQLQGYRLHNDTYEPITDGRSDPLKLRLEIDGQLIAFYREDTGEKLLIPGELAQALRTEAQARQDAEARAQALEAEVERLRSRLRELGAEEG, from the coding sequence ATGACCTCCCTCCTTCCCGCGGCCACGCCTACCGAAATTTTCTACCCCTCTTCTGATGGTGAACCCGTGGCAGAAACCTATGTGCATCTCTATGCCATGCTCGTCACGCTGGAAGTGTTGCGCCAATATCTGGAGGGGCAGCAGGCGACTGTGCTGGCGAATCAGTTTATGTATTACGCGCAGGGCTATCCCAAGCTGCGGGTTGCGCCGGATGTGATGGTGATTTTTGACGTGGCTCCGGGCGGACGCGACAACTACAAAATCTGGGAAGAGGGACAGGTTCCATCCGTCATCTTTGAGATGACCTCGAAGGGCACTCAGGCCGAAGATCAGGTCTTCAAACGAACGCTGTATGAGCAGCTCGGCGTGCGCGAATACTGGCTCTTTGACCCGCGGGGCGAATGGATCGACGGGCAACTTCAGGGCTATCGCCTGCACAACGACACCTACGAGCCTATTACCGATGGCCGCAGCGACCCGCTGAAACTGCGTCTGGAAATCGACGGACAACTGATCGCGTTTTATCGAGAAGACACGGGCGAAAAGCTACTGATTCCTGGCGAACTGGCGCAGGCGTTGAGAACCGAGGCCCAGGCCCGCCAGGACGCTGAAGCGCGGGCGCAGGCGCTAGAAGCAGAGGTCGAAAGACTGCGATCGCGCCTGAGAGAGTTGGGCGCAGAGGAAGGCTAG
- the ychF gene encoding redox-regulated ATPase YchF codes for MLQAGIVGLPNVGKSTLFNAVVANAKAQAANFPFCTIEPNTGVVAVPRRAAGSAGQDFQLCPKSFRARVEFVDIAGLVKGASKGEGLGNQFLANIREVDAIVHVVRCFENDDIIHVAGSVDPVRDIEVINLELALADLSQLEKRADRTRKQAKTSKDAQAELAVLDKLLVVLNEGKSARLVELTDEEEAIIKPLGLLTRKPVIYAANVSEDDLATGNEWVEQVRAIAAAENAQVVVVSAQVESELIELSEEERADFLESLGVQEGGLKSLIRATYDLLGLRTYFTTGPKETRAWTIRAGMLAPQAAGVIHTDFERGFIRAETVAYDDLVATGSMAAAKEKGLVRSEGKEYLVQEGDVMLFRFNV; via the coding sequence ATGCTTCAAGCTGGAATTGTCGGACTGCCCAACGTGGGCAAATCGACCCTCTTCAATGCGGTGGTGGCCAATGCCAAAGCGCAGGCGGCCAACTTTCCCTTTTGCACCATCGAACCCAATACGGGGGTCGTCGCTGTGCCCCGACGAGCGGCTGGCAGTGCTGGCCAAGATTTCCAACTCTGCCCGAAATCATTCCGGGCGCGGGTAGAGTTTGTAGACATTGCTGGTCTGGTGAAAGGGGCCAGCAAAGGTGAAGGCTTGGGCAACCAGTTTTTGGCGAATATCCGCGAGGTGGATGCGATCGTCCATGTGGTGCGCTGTTTTGAAAACGACGACATTATTCATGTTGCCGGCTCGGTCGATCCGGTGCGAGATATCGAAGTGATTAACCTGGAGCTGGCGCTGGCGGATTTGTCGCAGCTCGAAAAGCGGGCCGATCGCACTCGTAAGCAGGCAAAAACCAGCAAAGATGCTCAGGCAGAGTTGGCCGTGTTAGACAAGCTGCTGGTGGTGCTGAACGAGGGCAAGTCAGCGCGACTGGTGGAATTGACGGACGAGGAGGAGGCGATCATTAAACCGCTGGGGCTATTGACGCGCAAGCCCGTGATCTACGCAGCAAACGTGTCGGAAGATGACCTGGCGACGGGCAATGAGTGGGTAGAACAGGTGCGGGCGATCGCCGCTGCGGAAAACGCCCAAGTCGTTGTCGTGTCAGCCCAGGTTGAATCGGAACTCATCGAGCTATCGGAAGAAGAACGTGCTGATTTTCTAGAATCGCTGGGTGTGCAAGAAGGCGGGCTGAAATCCCTGATTCGCGCAACTTACGACCTGTTAGGATTGCGAACCTATTTCACCACGGGGCCAAAAGAAACTCGCGCCTGGACGATTCGCGCTGGAATGCTGGCTCCCCAGGCGGCGGGGGTGATTCATACTGACTTCGAGCGGGGCTTTATCCGTGCAGAAACGGTGGCCTATGATGACTTGGTAGCCACAGGTTCTATGGCGGCGGCAAAGGAAAAGGGATTGGTTCGCAGCGAGGGCAAGGAATATTTGGTGCAGGAAGGGGATGTCATGCTATTCCGCTTTAACGTGTAG
- a CDS encoding DUF2839 domain-containing protein, whose amino-acid sequence MGDSKRRKESLGEKYGQEDNILPGIPIKPSQARLFSQITTRGAWIGIALLVVYWVVVRFVGPSLGWWELN is encoded by the coding sequence ATGGGAGACTCGAAGCGACGCAAGGAATCTCTGGGCGAGAAATACGGGCAAGAAGATAATATTCTGCCGGGTATCCCCATCAAGCCCAGTCAGGCAAGACTGTTTTCGCAAATCACAACGCGCGGTGCATGGATTGGGATCGCGCTGTTGGTGGTGTATTGGGTCGTGGTGCGGTTCGTCGGCCCTAGCTTGGGCTGGTGGGAATTGAACTAA